From one Triticum urartu cultivar G1812 chromosome 3, Tu2.1, whole genome shotgun sequence genomic stretch:
- the LOC125548933 gene encoding protein AUXIN-REGULATED GENE INVOLVED IN ORGAN SIZE-like: protein MERRAARGTSDHRRRMQMPPAQVEQKPQRRGGPKSCQRTPPPPGCFTIQLLMVFLWVAASLAFLPLVLPPLPPPPLSLLLVPVCLLAVLAALAFVPLDAHNNVVGGGSSCL, encoded by the coding sequence ATGGAGAGGAGAGCGGCGAGGGGCACCTCTGATCACCGTCGGCGAATGCAGATGCCGCCGGCGCAGGTGGAGCAGAAGCCGCAGCGCCGCGGGGGGCCGAAGAGCTGCCAGagaacgccgccgccgccgggctGCTTCACCATCCAGCTGCTCATGGTGTTCCTCTGGGTGGCCGCGTCGCTCGCCTTCCTGCCGctcgtgctgccgccgctgccccCGCCGCCGCTCTCGCTGCTGCTCGTGCCCGTTTGCCTGCTCGCCGTCCTCGCCGCGCTCGCCTTCGTCCCGCTGGACGCCCACAACAACGTCGTCGGCGGCGGCTCGTCTTGTTTGTAG
- the LOC125545563 gene encoding serine/threonine-protein kinase rio2: protein MKLDVNALRYLSKDDFRVLTACEMGMRNHEIVPAELVDRIAGLKHGGTYKVLRNLLKNKLVHHDCKKYDGFRLTYLGYDFLAIKTLVNRGVFASVGRQIGVGKESDIFEVATEDGTVLAMKLHRLGRTSFRAVKSKRDYLAHRRSFNWLYLSRLAALKEFAFMKALGDHGFPVPTAVDCNRHCVIMSLVPGYPLVQIRELQNPDDVFDKILGLVIRLAEHGLIHCDFNEFNIMIDDDETVTMIDFPQMVSVSHRNAQMYFDRDIGCIYKFFNKRFNLTEKGGQDGSETDDDDSGRPSFLSIQKSSGALDKELAASGFTKKEQVEIEKFIDENAEEHDSGSDDEDSTSEQESEGGDAVSAEISSLKIVDQDPAGVPDHVVMDSDKHETSSKEHATSTSPSGENKSTDPTDDGIEDPKGAESGGDDDDDSSEDTEDEDDALLTKQLNKQRKRAMAAALGRRRPLNSRNAYKDKGKGTMNSKIQRQACQW from the exons ATGAAGCTCGACGTGAACGCCCTCCGCTACCTCTCCAAGGATGACTTCCGCGTCCTCACCGCCTGCGAGATGGGCATGCGCAAC CACGAGATCGTGCCCGCGGAGCTCGTCGACCGCATCGCCGGATTGAA GCATGGAGGCACATATAAAGTGCTGCGGAATCTGTTGAAGAACAAACTGGTGCACCATGATTGTAAAAAGT ATGATGGGTTTCGGCTCACATACCTTGGGTATGACTTCCTCGCCATAAAAACTTTGGTTAATCGTGGAGTCTTTGCTTCGGTTGGTCGCCAAATCGGTGTTGGAAAAGAGTCAG ATATATTTGAGGTTGCCACGGAGGATGGAACAGTGTTGGCCATGAAGCTTCATAGGTTGGGTAGGACATCTTTTAGGGCTGTCAAATCAAAGCGTGACTATTTAGCCCACCGGAGGAGCTTTAACTGGCTGTACCTATCACGACTTGCGGCCCTAAAGGAATTTGCTTTTATGAAG GCTTTAGGGGACCATGGATTCCCTGTTCCCACAGCGGTGGACTGCAATCGGCACTGTGTGATTATGTCACTTGTGCCGGGATATCCACT TGTTCAGATAAGAGAATTGCAAAATCCAGATGATGTTTTTGACAAAATTCTTGGTCTTGTAATTCGTTTGGCGGAGCATGGGCTGATACATTGTGATTTTAATGAATTCAATATCATG ATTGACGATGATGAAACTGTTACGATGATCGACTTCCCACAGATGGTATCTGTTTCGCACCGGAATGCCCAGAT GTATTTTGATCGAGATATTGGGTGTATCTACAAGTTCTTCAACAAAAG GTTCAATCTTACAGAGAAAGGTGGACAAGATGGTTCTGAAACTGATGATGATGACAGTGGCAGGCCGTCCTTTCTGTCCATTCAAAAGTCTTCTGGTGCCTTGGACAAAGAACTAGCTGCCAGTGGCTTCACCAAAAAAGAGCAAGTTGAGATAGAAAAG TTCATTGATGAGAATGCTGAAGAACACGATTCCGGCTCAGATGATGAGGATTCAACATCAGAACAGGAAAGTGAAGGTGGTGATGCCGTGTCTGCTGAAATCAGTTCCTTGAAAATAGTAGACCAG GACCCTGCAGGTGTGCCTGATCATGTTGTGATGGATTCAGATAAACATGAAACTTCATCTAAAGAG CATGCAACAAGCACAAGTCCCAGTGGCGAGAACAAATCGACAGATCCAACCGACGATGGCATCGAGGACCCTAAGGGAGCCGAATCAGGAGGCGACGACGACGATGACTCGTCTGAGGATACTGAGGATGAGGACGACGCATTGCTTACAAAGCAGCTGAACAAGCAAAGGAAAAGGGCGATGGCAGCTGCCCTCGGGCGGAGAAGGCCCCTCAACTCGAGGAACGCCTACAAGGATAAGGGCAAGGGCACCATGAACTCCAAGATCCAGAGGCAAGCCTGCCAATGGTGA
- the LOC125545561 gene encoding MLO-like protein 1 produces the protein MEGGELEVDALEYTPTWIVAGVCSLIVTVSLAAERCLHYLGKTLKRKHQKALFEALLKVKEELMLLGFISLLMTVSQDVIQRTCIPPSWTNYLLPCKRMEERSVVDLGGRRLLPKSVPRSDHCKNKGKVPLLSLEALHQLHIFIFVLAITHVIFSVLTMVLGGAKIRQWRHWEAEIHKNDAGNGPKKLTNVQQFEFIRERFNGVGQESTMLSWMHSFVKQFYASVTKSDYATMRLGFIMTHCRGNLKFGFHRYMVRALEADFKKVVGIRWYLWIFVVIFMLLNVNGWHTYFWISFLPLILLLAVGTKLEHVIAQLAHDVAEKHSAIEGDLVVNPSDEYFWCGKPRVILYLIHFILFQNAFEIALFFWILTTYGFNSCIMDHVPFIVPRLVIGVVIQLLCSYSTLPLYAIVTQMGTFFKKEIFDDHIQQGLVGWAQKARMRAESSKDAAAAAAAGTTRHGASSRLEMLRRAAAMMQCRRALPR, from the exons ATGGAGGGCGGGGAGCTGGAGGTGGACGCGCTGGAGTACACGCCGACGTGGATCGTTGCGGGGGTCTGCTCCCTCATCGTGAccgtctccctcgccgccgagcGGTGCCTCCATTACCTCGGCAAG ACGCTCAAGAGGAAGCACCAGAAGGCGCTCTTCGAGGCTCTCCTCAAGGTGAAGGAAG AGCTGATGCTTCTGGGCTTCATCTCCCTGCTGATGACGGTGTCCCAAGATGTGATCCAGAGGACGTGCATTCCCCCTAGCTGGACCAACTACCTGCTGCCCTGCAAGAGGATGGAGGAGCGTTCTGTCGTCGATCTCGGCGGTCGCCGGCTGCTTCCTAAGAGCGTGCCGCGGTCCGACCATTGCAAGAACAAG GGAAAAGTTCCTTTGCTGTCACTCGAAGCGTTACATCAGTTGCACATTTTCATTTTTGTTCTGGCTATCACCCATGTGATTTTCAGTGTTCTGACCATGGTTTTAGGAGGAGCCAAG ATTCGCCAATGGAGACACTGGGAGGCTGAAATTCATAAAAACGATGCAGGAAACG GACCTAAGAAGTTGACCAACGTTCAACAATTTGAATTCATCAGGGAACGTTTTAATGGCGTTGGCCAGGAGTCTACGATGTTGAGCTGGATG CATTCTTTTGTTAAGCAGTTTTACGCGTCGGTCACTAAATCGGACTACGCGACCATGCGACTCGGTTTCATCATG ACGCATTGCCGGGGGAACCTGAAATTTGGCTTCCACAGATACATGGTGCGAGCCTTGGAGGCCGATTTCAAGAAGGTGGTTGGCATAAG GTGGTACCTGTGGATATTCGTGGTGATATTCATGCTGCTGAACGTCAATG GCTGGCACACCTACTTCTGgatctccttccttcctctcatC CTCCTGCTGGCCGTGGGCACGAAGCTGGAGCACGTGATAGCTCAGCTGGCGCACGACGTCGCGGAGAAGCACTCGGCGATCGAGGGCGACCTGGTGGTGAACCCGTCCGACGAGTACTTCTGGTGCGGTAAACCCAGGGTGATCCTCTACCTCATCCACTTCATCCTCTTCCAGAACGCCTTCGAGATCGCGCTCTTCTTCTGGATCCTC ACCACCTACGGGTTCAACTCGTGCATCATGGACCACGTCCCCTTCATCGTGCCGAGGCTCGTCATCGG GGTGGTCATCCAGCTGCTGTGCAGCTACAGCACGCTGCCGCTGTACGCGATCGTGACACAGATGGGGACCTTCTTCAAGAAGGAGATCTTCGACGATCACATCCAGCAGGGGCTGGTGGGGTGGGCGCAGAAGGCCAGGATGAGGGCAGAGTCATCCAAGGAtgctgctgccgctgccgccgccggaaCCACCAGGCACGGCGCCTCCTCCCGGCTGGAGATGCTGCGGCGAGCCGCCGCCATGATGCAGTGCCGCCGCGCGCTGCCAAGGTAG